From a region of the Vidua macroura isolate BioBank_ID:100142 chromosome 3, ASM2450914v1, whole genome shotgun sequence genome:
- the SMIM26 gene encoding small integral membrane protein 26, which yields MKPARAAVWNARAALLYSLGAWTTLGGLIYYGRLEKAGTGTENENDPDANQGGRKEVRTKEYPFGLTVTTEITYKEVQPPLTRLFRRVVSFFVPNDDPPSEK from the exons ATGAAGCCGGCGCGCGCCGCCGTGTGGAACGCCCGGGCCGCGCTGCTCTACTCGCTGGGCGCCTGGACCACGCTGGGCGGCCTCATCTACTACGGCCGCCTGGAGAAagccggcaccggcaccg AGAATGAAAACGATCCCGATGCAAACCAAGGGGGCCGCAAGGAAGTACGCACTAAGGAATATCCTTTTGGATTGACAGTGACAACAGAAATAACCTACAAGGAGGTGCAGCCTCCTCTCACTCGGCTGTTCCGGCGTGTGGTGTCATTCTTTGTTCCTAACGACGACCCTCCTTCCGAAAAGTGA
- the DTD1 gene encoding D-aminoacyl-tRNA deacylase 1, translating into MKAIVQRVAQASVTVGGEQISSIGRGLCVLLGISLEDTQRELEHMVRKILNLRVFEDESGKHWSKSVMDKQYEVLCVSQFTLQCILKGNKPDYHMAMPTEQAESFYNNFLEQLRKAYKPELVKDGKFGAYMQVHIQNDGPVTIELESPAATVDPKQLTKLEKQQQRKEKTRTKVPSESSRERNAPRNKDDPSASSGAEGDVSSEREP; encoded by the exons ATGAAGGCGATCGTGCAGCGGGTGGCCCAGGCCAGCGTCACAG tGGGTGGTGAACAAATCAGTTCAATAGGACGAGgcctctgtgtgctgctgggcaTTTCTTTGGAAGATACACAAAGAGAGCTGGAGCACAT ggTGCGAAAGATCTTGAACTTGAGAGTCTTCGAGGATGAAAGTGGGAAGCACTGGTCCAAAAGTGTGATGGATAAACAGTATGAAGTGTTGTGTGTGAGCCAGTTTACTCTCCAGTGCATCCTGAAGGGAAACAAGCCTGACTATCACATGGCAATGCCCACGGAGCAGGCGGAGTCTTTTTATAACAACTTCCTAGAGCAGCTAAGAAAAGCCTACAAACCAGAGCTTGTTAAAG ATGGCAAGTTTGGTGCCTACATGCAGGTCCACATCCAGAATGATGGTCCTGTAACAATAGAACTGGAGTCCCCAGCAGCCACTGTGGATCCTAAACAA CTGACAAAACttgaaaaacagcaacaaagaaaagagaagaccAGAACCAAGGTGCCCTCTGAGtcaagcagagaaagaaatgccCCCCGAAACAAGGATgaccccagtgccagcagcgGAGCAGAAGGAGACGTGTCCTCGGAGAGAGAGCCTTAG